A stretch of the Desulforamulus ferrireducens genome encodes the following:
- a CDS encoding MFS transporter, protein MSGQKPPLWTKNYILLCLSSLTFCLAFHSLIPTLPLYIKEQGGSSDMAGLAMAALTVAAVLIRPIAGWALDRYGRKAILLAGLLVFLIPSFVYSFMIPIVPLLLLRFVQGFGWGVGTTAQSTLVSDIVPSHRMGEGLGYYGLANSISLGLGPALGLWLIASQSFSNLFVTSFLLTTAALGLVLLIKAPKQSNLNQGVKLVFLEKLALGPSFIILLTTITYSSLLSFLALFMQEKGLASTGWFFTFMAISSFASRPLAGKLIDKKGQTGCHTGILVGLLTIGLSLCMVAGTNSPWQLILAGCLFGLGFGFVQPTTLFLSINSVSSTRRGAANATYWTAFDIGVALGSVLWGVIANHFGYATMFYLNIIPLLLALVYYLTGKSAILRLGFSKQMGVSQN, encoded by the coding sequence ATGTCTGGTCAAAAACCACCACTGTGGACTAAAAATTATATCCTGCTTTGTTTGTCGTCACTAACCTTTTGCTTGGCTTTTCATAGCCTAATTCCTACCTTACCGCTTTACATTAAAGAACAGGGTGGTTCCAGCGACATGGCAGGTCTAGCTATGGCAGCCTTAACTGTGGCTGCTGTGCTAATTCGTCCCATTGCCGGTTGGGCTTTGGATAGGTATGGTCGTAAGGCTATTTTACTTGCCGGTCTGTTGGTATTTTTAATCCCATCTTTTGTTTATTCCTTTATGATTCCCATTGTGCCCCTTTTGTTGCTGCGTTTTGTGCAGGGGTTTGGTTGGGGCGTCGGCACCACAGCCCAGAGCACCCTGGTCTCAGATATCGTTCCCAGCCACAGAATGGGTGAAGGGTTGGGGTATTATGGCCTGGCCAATAGCATTTCTTTAGGGCTGGGACCTGCCCTGGGACTCTGGCTAATCGCTAGTCAATCCTTTAGTAACCTATTTGTCACCAGTTTCTTATTAACCACTGCCGCCTTGGGACTTGTCCTTTTGATTAAAGCGCCTAAACAAAGTAACCTTAACCAAGGGGTAAAACTAGTATTTTTAGAGAAACTAGCCCTTGGCCCCTCTTTTATTATTTTGCTAACAACCATCACTTATAGTTCATTACTTTCCTTCCTGGCTCTCTTTATGCAGGAAAAGGGGCTAGCAAGTACCGGTTGGTTCTTTACCTTTATGGCTATCAGTTCCTTTGCCTCCCGACCTTTAGCCGGTAAACTTATAGATAAAAAAGGGCAGACCGGTTGCCATACCGGCATTCTGGTGGGTCTACTCACTATCGGCCTTTCCTTATGTATGGTTGCCGGTACAAATTCGCCCTGGCAATTGATCTTAGCCGGTTGTTTGTTTGGCCTTGGCTTTGGCTTTGTCCAGCCAACCACCCTCTTCCTTAGTATTAATAGTGTATCTTCTACCAGAAGGGGAGCGGCCAATGCCACTTATTGGACAGCCTTTGATATCGGCGTTGCCCTGGGTTCCGTTCTCTGGGGTGTTATTGCCAACCACTTTGGCTATGCTACCATGTTCTATTTGAATATCATTCCCTTGCTGTTAGCCCTGGTATATTATTTAACAGGGAAAAGTGCTATCCTCCGCCTTGGGTTCAGTAAACAAATGGGAGTGTCACAAAATTAA
- a CDS encoding MFS transporter produces MNIAQRLDRLPVLSSHWYILLATGIGWLFDSMDVGLVSFVMPAIQEDWGLSPTELGLIGSVGMVGMAVGAAFSGMLADKYGRRQVILFTLVLFGLATGLAGLATGLTMMLVARFLVGLGLGGELPVASTLISEIAPRSVRGRFVVLLESFWAWGWILAALVAYLLVPEYGWRTAFFIGALPALLAVFLRKAIPESPRFLVQKGDYQGADAIVSRLEQQAGIKLSEAEKTRSFTIDKGISLGELWSPSLWRRTLTLWILWLGINFGYYGFVMWIPTLLVGKGFLIIKSLQYVLLMTLAQVPGYFTAAYLIEVIGRKAVLIIYLAGTAVAAYFFGQSETVRDILVMGSLLYFFSLGAWGAVYAYTPENYPTNSRGTGVGWAAAVGRLGAIAAPYLVGLVYQMTGVQSGYTAVFFMLTLVFAVTALAVLLLGTETLGKALD; encoded by the coding sequence TTGAATATAGCACAAAGGTTAGATCGCCTGCCCGTTCTGTCTTCCCATTGGTACATCTTATTGGCAACGGGCATTGGTTGGCTTTTTGATTCAATGGATGTAGGCTTAGTATCCTTTGTCATGCCAGCAATACAAGAGGATTGGGGTCTGTCACCCACGGAGTTAGGTTTAATAGGCAGTGTGGGGATGGTAGGCATGGCGGTGGGGGCGGCCTTTAGCGGTATGTTGGCTGATAAATATGGGCGGCGGCAAGTAATTCTTTTCACCCTGGTACTGTTTGGTTTAGCCACCGGTCTGGCGGGTTTGGCCACTGGATTGACGATGATGTTAGTGGCCCGTTTTCTGGTGGGCCTGGGGCTGGGCGGTGAATTACCCGTGGCCTCCACTTTGATTAGTGAAATAGCCCCCCGCTCGGTACGGGGACGTTTTGTGGTATTGCTGGAAAGCTTCTGGGCCTGGGGGTGGATATTGGCAGCCTTAGTGGCCTATTTATTGGTGCCGGAATATGGTTGGCGGACAGCCTTTTTCATCGGAGCACTACCCGCCCTACTGGCGGTATTTCTCAGAAAGGCCATCCCGGAGTCGCCTCGCTTTTTAGTGCAAAAGGGTGACTACCAGGGGGCCGATGCCATTGTGTCCCGCCTGGAGCAACAAGCGGGAATCAAGCTGTCTGAAGCAGAAAAAACCAGAAGTTTTACAATAGATAAGGGTATTTCCTTGGGCGAGCTTTGGTCACCTAGCCTGTGGCGACGTACCCTAACCCTCTGGATACTTTGGCTGGGCATTAACTTCGGCTATTATGGCTTTGTCATGTGGATTCCTACATTGCTGGTAGGTAAGGGTTTTCTTATTATTAAAAGTTTACAATATGTACTGCTTATGACCTTGGCCCAAGTTCCGGGATACTTTACCGCTGCTTACCTCATTGAAGTAATCGGTCGCAAGGCTGTCTTAATTATTTATCTGGCGGGTACCGCCGTGGCGGCCTATTTCTTCGGCCAAAGTGAGACAGTCAGAGATATTTTGGTGATGGGGAGTTTGCTTTATTTCTTTAGCCTGGGGGCCTGGGGGGCTGTCTATGCCTATACGCCGGAGAACTACCCCACCAATTCCCGGGGTACCGGTGTGGGCTGGGCTGCTGCTGTGGGTCGATTGGGGGCCATTGCCGCGCCTTACCTGGTGGGTCTGGTCTATCAAATGACGGGTGTACAAAGTGGCTACACAGCGGTCTTTTTCATGCTTACCCTGGTCTTTGCCGTTACAGCCCTGGCTGTCCTGCTTCTTGGTACGGAAACCCTGGGCAAGGCACTGGATTAA